The Arachis duranensis cultivar V14167 chromosome 2, aradu.V14167.gnm2.J7QH, whole genome shotgun sequence genome has a window encoding:
- the LOC107474125 gene encoding uncharacterized protein LOC107474125, with protein MAAMVNLANTMEANAAAILQVVQRLTQPARSENNNGEGAEDSLRGVPRTLAAFQKAGSLVFNGSTNYTEADNWFQAVERALLTQHVLYDKFVEYATFQLVGEAQQWWQGERRLLHQQNVNITSTFFEEAFYKKYFHESLREARELELLQLK; from the coding sequence ATGGCGGCGATGGTGAACCTGGCGAACACCATGGAAGCGAATGCTGCTGCGATTCTGCAGGTTGTGCAGAGGTTAACCCAACCGGCCAGAAGCGAAAACAACAATGGAGAAGGTGCTGAGGACAGCTTGAGAGGTGTTCCGAGAACTCTAGCTGCTTTTCAGAAAGCTGGCTCGCTGGTTTTCAATGGTTCGACAAACTATACTGAAGCAGACAACTGGTTCCAAGCTGTGGAGCGTGCATTGCTAACTCAACATGTACTATATGACAAGTTCGTGGAATATGCAACTTTTCAACTAGTGGGAGAAGCCCAGCAATGGTGGCAAGGAGAGCGCCGACTACTACACCAACAGAACGTGAACATTACCTCAACGTTCTTCGAGGAAGCTTTCTACAAGAAGTACTTTCATGAGTCATTAAGGGAGGCCAGAGAATTGGAGCTCTTACAGCTGAAGTAA